One Eubacteriales bacterium mix99 genomic window carries:
- a CDS encoding ABC transporter ATP-binding protein: MIQVENLTKRFGQHVAVDSIDFTVDSGEILGFLGPNGAGKSTTMNILTGYISATEGTALIDGIDILEQPEEAKKKIGYLPEFPPLYGEMTVTEYLNFVSEIKGVKTSDKKAGLDRIMDLVRIGDVKGRLIRNLSKGYRQRVGLAQALVGNPDVLILDEPTVGLDPKQIVEIRNLIKKLGKSHTIILSSHILPEVSEVCERVAIIDRGRIVASDTPANLSKGLGDTSRITLRIAASEKQALKVVGELQGIRSVESQGSREPDTVDIIVQAENNVDIRRPLFHAFSRASYPILMMRAVGMTLEDIFMRVTTQDDTVSDKGVQ, from the coding sequence TTGATCCAAGTTGAAAATCTGACCAAGCGTTTTGGTCAGCATGTTGCCGTGGATTCCATTGATTTTACGGTGGATTCCGGCGAAATACTGGGATTTCTTGGCCCGAACGGTGCGGGCAAGTCAACGACCATGAACATTCTCACCGGCTATATTTCTGCCACGGAAGGCACTGCCCTAATCGACGGCATCGATATTCTGGAGCAGCCGGAGGAGGCAAAGAAAAAGATCGGCTATCTGCCTGAATTTCCTCCGTTGTACGGAGAAATGACGGTGACGGAGTATCTGAATTTTGTCAGTGAGATCAAGGGGGTAAAGACATCGGATAAAAAGGCGGGGCTGGATCGAATCATGGACCTGGTCCGGATCGGCGATGTGAAGGGAAGACTCATCCGGAACCTGTCCAAAGGGTATCGGCAGCGTGTCGGCCTGGCCCAGGCACTGGTGGGGAATCCGGACGTTCTGATATTGGACGAGCCCACTGTCGGACTGGATCCCAAGCAGATTGTTGAAATCCGGAATCTGATCAAAAAACTTGGGAAAAGCCATACCATTATTCTCAGTTCGCATATTCTGCCGGAAGTCAGTGAAGTGTGTGAGCGGGTGGCCATTATTGATCGGGGCAGGATTGTAGCCAGTGATACGCCGGCGAACCTGTCGAAGGGTCTTGGCGATACCAGCCGGATTACGCTCCGGATTGCGGCTTCGGAAAAGCAGGCCCTCAAAGTGGTCGGGGAGCTGCAGGGGATTAGGTCTGTGGAGTCCCAGGGTTCCCGGGAGCCGGACACTGTGGATATCATTGTACAGGCAGAAAATAATGTGGATATCCGGAGACCTTTGTTTCATGCATTCAGCAGGGCATCCTACCCTATCCTGATGATGAGAGCCGTGGGCATGACTCTGGAAGATATCTTCATGCGGGTAACCACGCAGGATGATACGGTTTCCGACAAGGGGGTGCAGTAA
- a CDS encoding DUF1002 domain-containing protein, translating into MKRTAVLLLIVFSFFCLPVSTTALADAVGDEGKTVVSLGANLSADQKEQILKLFGVKREEAEIIEVTNQEERSYLEGMVSDKKIGNRAISSAYVEVLGEGRGILVETHNINWVTREMYANAMATAGVENAHVIAAAPFSVSGTAALTGVMKAFEKATGEKLSEEGKKAANEELVTTGELGEDIGKDKAASLVKGVKERVVREKVKDPEKIRDIIIDVAGDLNINITQQNMDQLADLMEKISHLDLNVDQISGQLQNISRGLDKVGQTINENKGIFQQILDAIKGFFAWLARVFKGKTA; encoded by the coding sequence ATGAAAAGAACAGCTGTTTTGTTGTTGATCGTCTTTTCCTTTTTCTGTCTGCCTGTATCAACCACGGCTCTGGCAGATGCGGTGGGGGACGAAGGAAAGACGGTTGTCAGCCTCGGTGCAAACCTTTCCGCCGATCAGAAGGAACAGATCCTGAAACTGTTCGGGGTAAAGCGGGAGGAAGCAGAGATCATCGAAGTGACCAATCAGGAGGAGCGGTCGTATCTCGAAGGAATGGTGTCGGATAAAAAAATAGGAAACAGGGCCATTTCCTCTGCATATGTTGAAGTACTGGGGGAAGGCAGGGGGATCCTGGTGGAGACGCACAACATTAACTGGGTGACCAGGGAAATGTATGCCAATGCCATGGCCACAGCCGGGGTGGAAAATGCCCATGTCATAGCGGCAGCCCCTTTTTCGGTGTCCGGTACCGCGGCACTGACGGGGGTTATGAAGGCTTTTGAAAAGGCCACGGGGGAAAAGCTGTCAGAGGAAGGAAAAAAGGCAGCCAATGAAGAACTGGTGACCACCGGCGAGCTGGGGGAAGATATCGGGAAGGACAAGGCAGCGTCGCTGGTAAAGGGAGTCAAGGAACGGGTTGTCCGGGAGAAAGTGAAGGATCCGGAGAAGATCCGGGATATTATCATTGACGTCGCCGGGGATCTGAACATCAACATCACGCAGCAGAATATGGACCAGCTGGCGGATTTGATGGAGAAGATCAGCCATTTGGATCTGAATGTGGACCAAATCTCCGGGCAGCTTCAGAATATCTCCAGGGGCCTGGATAAGGTAGGACAGACCATTAACGAAAACAAGGGAATTTTCCAGCAGATCCTGGATGCCATCAAGGGTTTCTTTGCATGGCTTGCCCGGGTTTTCAAGGGAAAAACGGCTTGA
- a CDS encoding DUF4340 domain-containing protein, which yields MKRKRSLILLIVVLAVLGGVYIYLSRKPVKDDTPEKKAESSIEISSVDKDKISKITLQNSKEKELTFEKEVRTVKETKEKTADTDKSGKGKDTKGTKDQKEEDKKPKTETVWKNTTYIPVKLDQSKVEDLARVFSSLVADDLVEKDPEDLSIYGLDKPTATGTALLDDGKKIVLYLGDKTAEGNTNYLMKEGDSRVFTVYSSNGEKLGDSLADYRDKSLPQIDLTSMSYLYLSGEGQKEIEIKKTEDQSKEEAQYGLGAFQLVKPYKQPRSIDSSKLDPKLEGVSSLAIKDFVDDQPADPGKYGLDHPKRHFVLKDETNTLDLLFGNSPDEETIYFKTADSDSVYTMEKSLTDFMDIKPMEIADKFALIVNIEDVDKVVLEGKGETHTLSMTRRTEKAKEKDKEDEVVTTYFLDGKEKEEDPFKDFYQSLIGIVVDAEKNHMVQGQPDFKITYYLNKGSRPERNVAFIPYDDDYYSVVQDGDMESEFLVTRKRLDWVMNDLANLMAGKTKDKD from the coding sequence ATGAAGAGGAAGCGCAGTCTGATTCTTCTGATTGTTGTGCTGGCAGTCCTGGGCGGCGTATATATTTACCTGAGCAGGAAGCCGGTGAAGGATGACACCCCGGAAAAGAAGGCGGAGTCCTCCATTGAAATCTCCAGTGTGGACAAGGATAAAATATCGAAAATCACACTGCAGAACAGTAAGGAAAAAGAGCTGACCTTTGAAAAGGAAGTCCGGACTGTGAAGGAAACGAAGGAAAAGACCGCGGATACGGACAAGTCCGGAAAAGGGAAGGACACAAAAGGTACGAAGGATCAAAAAGAGGAAGACAAGAAGCCAAAGACGGAGACGGTATGGAAGAATACCACCTACATTCCGGTTAAGCTGGATCAGTCCAAGGTAGAGGATCTGGCCCGGGTATTTTCTTCCCTGGTGGCGGACGATCTGGTGGAAAAGGATCCGGAGGATCTTTCCATCTATGGGCTGGATAAGCCGACGGCCACCGGTACGGCGCTGCTGGACGACGGAAAGAAGATCGTGCTGTATCTGGGAGACAAGACCGCCGAGGGCAATACGAATTATCTGATGAAGGAAGGCGACTCCAGGGTATTTACGGTTTACAGCAGCAACGGGGAGAAGCTGGGTGATTCCCTTGCGGATTACCGGGACAAGTCCCTTCCCCAGATTGATCTGACGTCCATGAGCTATCTGTATCTGTCCGGAGAAGGGCAGAAGGAGATCGAAATCAAAAAGACGGAGGATCAGTCCAAGGAGGAAGCCCAGTATGGACTGGGTGCGTTCCAATTGGTAAAGCCCTATAAACAGCCCAGAAGCATTGATTCTTCCAAGCTTGATCCAAAGCTGGAAGGAGTATCCAGTTTAGCAATCAAGGATTTTGTGGACGATCAGCCCGCTGATCCTGGAAAATATGGTCTGGACCATCCCAAACGGCATTTTGTCCTGAAGGATGAAACCAATACGCTGGATCTGCTCTTTGGAAACAGTCCGGATGAGGAAACCATCTATTTCAAGACGGCGGATTCCGATTCGGTCTATACTATGGAAAAATCCCTGACGGATTTTATGGATATTAAGCCCATGGAGATCGCGGATAAATTTGCGCTCATTGTAAACATTGAAGATGTGGATAAGGTAGTTCTGGAAGGCAAAGGAGAAACCCATACCCTGAGCATGACCCGCAGGACGGAAAAGGCAAAGGAGAAGGACAAGGAGGATGAGGTGGTCACGACATACTTCCTGGACGGCAAGGAAAAGGAAGAGGATCCCTTCAAGGACTTTTACCAGAGCCTGATCGGAATTGTGGTGGACGCGGAGAAGAATCATATGGTGCAGGGCCAGCCGGATTTCAAAATCACCTATTATTTGAACAAGGGTTCTCGGCCGGAGCGGAATGTTGCGTTTATCCCCTATGACGATGATTATTACTCTGTGGTACAGGACGGCGACATGGAATCCGAATTCCTGGTCACCCGCAAGAGGCTGGATTGGGTCATGAATGATCTGGCGAACCTGATGGCGGGGAAAACAAAGGATAAGGACTGA
- a CDS encoding ABC transporter permease, which translates to MLAIIKKEFLTYFKSMTGYIFMACLLFFVGLFFVLNNLLGMSPQYNGVLSNITFVFMLIVPILTMRLLAEEARQKTDQLLLTSPISLSRIVLGKFLGAVSVLFLTLVITLIYPVILSTMGSVNWPEVIGGYVGFFLFGCSLIAVGLFVSSITDNQVIAAVVTFTVLLLIWFIDTIAQGLPTDRTSGIIFTCILIAAVAVIFYMAAKNWIVSGGIVAAGLIGVFVGYRMKPAAFDGLIAKVLNWFSLLSRYDDFSMGVLNLSPIIYYISFSGIFLFLTVRMLEKKRWS; encoded by the coding sequence ATGCTGGCAATTATTAAAAAAGAATTTCTAACCTACTTTAAATCCATGACGGGCTATATCTTTATGGCGTGCCTGTTGTTTTTTGTTGGCCTGTTCTTCGTCCTGAACAATTTGCTGGGTATGAGCCCCCAATATAACGGAGTGCTTTCCAATATCACGTTTGTATTCATGCTGATTGTCCCGATCCTGACCATGCGCCTGCTGGCAGAGGAAGCCCGGCAGAAAACGGATCAGCTGCTGCTGACCAGTCCCATCAGCCTTTCCAGAATTGTTCTCGGCAAATTTCTGGGAGCGGTAAGCGTATTGTTTCTGACACTGGTCATTACACTGATTTATCCGGTCATCCTGAGTACCATGGGTTCCGTGAACTGGCCCGAAGTGATTGGCGGGTATGTCGGATTTTTCCTGTTTGGCTGCTCCCTGATCGCAGTGGGCTTGTTCGTATCCTCTATTACGGACAATCAGGTCATTGCCGCTGTTGTCACCTTTACTGTACTTCTTCTTATCTGGTTTATTGATACGATTGCCCAGGGGCTGCCCACAGATCGTACTTCCGGCATTATTTTTACGTGTATCCTGATTGCAGCGGTAGCTGTTATTTTCTATATGGCGGCAAAGAATTGGATTGTCAGCGGCGGGATTGTGGCGGCCGGACTGATTGGCGTGTTTGTTGGCTATCGAATGAAGCCGGCTGCTTTTGACGGACTCATTGCAAAGGTGCTGAACTGGTTCTCACTGCTCAGTCGGTATGACGACTTTTCCATGGGTGTTCTGAACCTCAGCCCGATTATATACTATATCTCCTTTTCCGGCATTTTTCTTTTCCTTACGGTGCGGATGCTGGAAAAGAAGAGATGGAGCTAA
- the cysE gene encoding serine O-acetyltransferase, translating to MFELIKGDIRAVRDRDPAARSTLEVILCYPGLHAVFWHRIAHWLYRHKCKLLARILSNLNRFATGIEIHPAAKIGKGLFIDHGMGVVIGETTEIGDNVTIYQGATLGGTGKETGKRHPTIGNNVVISTGAKVLGPFRVGDNSKIGAGAVVLREVPPNCTVVGIPGRVVKKDNKRVYGEEQSPDLDQVDLPDPVNEALMRLTIRLLDLEKKVEELEAKHKT from the coding sequence ATGTTCGAACTGATAAAGGGAGATATCCGGGCTGTAAGGGACAGGGATCCGGCAGCGCGGAGCACGCTGGAGGTTATTCTCTGCTATCCCGGACTCCACGCTGTCTTTTGGCACCGGATTGCCCACTGGCTGTACCGCCATAAATGCAAGCTCCTGGCACGCATTCTGTCGAATCTCAATCGATTTGCCACCGGCATTGAGATTCATCCTGCAGCAAAGATCGGCAAGGGCCTGTTCATTGACCATGGTATGGGTGTGGTTATCGGGGAGACAACGGAAATCGGTGACAATGTAACGATTTATCAGGGCGCCACCCTGGGCGGGACCGGCAAGGAAACCGGGAAGAGGCATCCCACCATCGGCAACAATGTGGTCATCAGCACCGGCGCCAAGGTGCTGGGCCCCTTCCGCGTGGGAGACAATTCCAAAATCGGGGCGGGTGCGGTGGTGCTGCGCGAGGTGCCGCCCAACTGCACCGTGGTCGGCATACCGGGCAGGGTGGTGAAAAAGGACAACAAGAGGGTGTATGGCGAAGAGCAAAGTCCCGATCTGGATCAGGTGGATCTTCCCGATCCAGTGAATGAAGCATTGATGAGACTGACGATCCGTCTGCTGGATCTGGAGAAAAAAGTGGAAGAATTGGAGGCAAAGCATAAGACATGA
- a CDS encoding GldG family protein, producing MKKGNILQSFKSKKFKYGGYATLITVIVIAAVIVVNLVADRIPLRVDLTQNQLYTLSEQTEDMLKDLKDDVTIYYVGEQSSVSPVVKEIVQRYERKSKHIHTGTIDPVRDPLTAKKYTKEGESLASGSLVVEKGKVYRVIDQYDMINYTQSQSGGSQPESLAVEQRLTSAILFVGGSEMPVAYVLEGHSETPLDSNAKKQMELENFDVKELNLLGQEGVPDDANLLIVNSPQKDLSKEEAEALKAYLEDQGRALFMMDVLLDDQPNFQAVFQNYGIELSNTLVLEGEQGKYAGGNPLYLVPDFADHDIVNPIKTSKMPLLIPGGQAIRILDDKRNTLTVQPLLTTSDKSFGRKADSRESSVERQAGDVPGPFDLAVAVEDQVYNLAANETYTTRMVVIGNSGFLGTGFEGGSNLFMNSLNWIFEREDSITIRPKSLTVQPLNITEMQVRIYGALALVVIPAIVLIAGLVVWLRRRHL from the coding sequence ATGAAAAAAGGAAACATCTTACAGTCTTTCAAAAGCAAAAAATTTAAATACGGCGGCTATGCCACGCTGATAACGGTGATTGTCATCGCGGCGGTGATTGTCGTTAACCTGGTTGCAGACAGGATTCCGCTGCGTGTTGATTTGACGCAGAACCAGCTGTACACCCTGTCGGAGCAGACCGAAGACATGCTGAAGGATTTGAAGGACGATGTCACCATTTATTATGTTGGGGAACAGAGCTCAGTCAGTCCCGTGGTAAAGGAAATTGTGCAAAGGTATGAAAGAAAGTCAAAACATATTCATACCGGTACTATTGACCCTGTCCGGGATCCTCTGACTGCGAAAAAGTATACAAAGGAAGGGGAGTCACTCGCATCGGGTAGCCTTGTTGTGGAGAAAGGCAAAGTGTACCGCGTCATCGATCAGTATGATATGATCAATTACACGCAGAGCCAATCCGGCGGGTCGCAGCCCGAATCCCTGGCAGTAGAGCAGAGGCTGACTTCTGCGATCCTGTTTGTCGGCGGTTCGGAAATGCCGGTTGCCTATGTGCTGGAAGGACATAGTGAGACTCCTCTGGATTCCAACGCCAAAAAGCAAATGGAGCTGGAAAACTTTGATGTGAAGGAACTGAACTTATTGGGACAGGAGGGGGTTCCGGACGATGCGAATCTTCTCATTGTCAATTCTCCGCAGAAGGATCTTTCAAAAGAGGAAGCGGAAGCACTGAAGGCGTATCTGGAGGATCAGGGAAGGGCCTTGTTTATGATGGATGTTTTGCTGGATGATCAGCCCAATTTCCAGGCAGTGTTTCAGAATTATGGTATTGAGCTGTCCAATACTCTGGTATTGGAAGGGGAGCAGGGAAAATACGCCGGCGGCAACCCTTTGTATCTGGTACCGGATTTTGCGGATCATGACATTGTGAATCCCATCAAGACCAGCAAGATGCCGCTGCTGATTCCGGGAGGGCAGGCCATCCGTATCCTGGACGACAAGCGGAATACCCTGACGGTTCAGCCGCTTCTGACCACTTCGGACAAGTCGTTCGGCAGAAAGGCGGACAGCAGGGAATCTTCCGTGGAACGGCAGGCAGGTGATGTGCCGGGTCCGTTTGATCTGGCCGTGGCTGTTGAGGATCAGGTCTATAACCTGGCAGCCAATGAGACCTACACCACGAGAATGGTGGTGATCGGCAACTCCGGTTTTCTGGGAACCGGCTTTGAAGGAGGTTCCAACCTGTTCATGAACAGCCTGAACTGGATCTTTGAACGGGAGGATTCCATTACCATACGGCCCAAGAGCCTGACGGTCCAGCCCCTGAACATTACGGAAATGCAGGTCCGGATCTATGGAGCCCTTGCGCTGGTTGTAATTCCGGCCATTGTATTGATTGCAGGATTGGTGGTATGGCTGAGGAGGAGACATCTATGA
- the cysS gene encoding cysteine--tRNA ligase, whose amino-acid sequence MKLYNTMTRTKEEFIPLHPGELRMYSCGPTVYNYIHIGNARPFIVFDVFRRYMEYKGYRVTFVQNFTDIDDKMIRRAKEEGTTVRELGEHYIAEYFKDADRLGIRRADHYPRATEHIDDIIAFIRVLVDKGLAYPAGEDVYYDTAAFPSYGKLSGQSLEDLEAGARVDINEGKKSPMDFALWKGQKPGEPFWDSPWGPGRPGWHIECSTMATKYLGETIDVHSGGQDLIFPHHENEIAQSEGATGKPFARYWLHNGYINIDHQKMSKSAGNFFTVREICEKFDPEVVRLFMLSSHYRNPINFSRELLEQTRSALERLYNADANLGYLIRSAPEEPVSPEDQKFQDQLPEYTTDFENAMEDDINTAGAIGVIFDLIREINTYAGPDRSKAVLCAAREELMRLTDILGLMTKKKGKLDEEVEDLIRQRQKAREDKNWALADRIRDDLKEQGIVLEDTPQGVRWKRQESPSVNS is encoded by the coding sequence ATGAAGTTATACAATACGATGACCAGGACAAAGGAAGAGTTCATCCCTCTCCATCCGGGGGAACTGCGCATGTATTCCTGCGGGCCAACCGTCTATAATTATATTCATATCGGCAATGCACGCCCGTTTATCGTGTTTGACGTCTTTCGGAGATATATGGAATACAAGGGATATCGGGTGACATTTGTCCAGAATTTTACCGATATCGACGACAAGATGATCCGGAGGGCAAAGGAGGAAGGCACCACGGTCCGGGAACTGGGCGAGCATTACATTGCGGAGTATTTCAAGGATGCGGACCGGCTTGGGATCCGCCGGGCGGACCATTATCCGAGAGCCACGGAGCATATTGATGATATTATAGCGTTTATTCGTGTCCTGGTGGATAAGGGACTGGCGTATCCGGCAGGTGAGGACGTTTATTACGATACGGCTGCGTTCCCCTCCTATGGGAAACTGTCCGGACAAAGCCTGGAGGACCTGGAAGCAGGCGCCCGGGTGGATATCAACGAAGGAAAGAAAAGTCCCATGGATTTTGCATTATGGAAAGGCCAAAAGCCGGGAGAGCCGTTCTGGGACAGTCCCTGGGGCCCCGGGAGACCGGGCTGGCACATCGAATGCTCTACCATGGCCACCAAATACCTGGGAGAGACCATAGATGTCCATTCCGGCGGTCAGGATCTGATTTTCCCTCACCATGAGAATGAAATCGCCCAAAGCGAGGGAGCCACCGGAAAACCGTTTGCGCGTTACTGGCTTCATAATGGATATATCAATATTGACCATCAGAAGATGTCCAAATCGGCGGGCAACTTCTTTACGGTACGGGAAATCTGTGAAAAATTCGATCCGGAAGTGGTGCGGCTGTTCATGCTGTCCTCCCATTACCGGAATCCGATCAATTTCAGCAGGGAATTGCTGGAGCAGACCCGCAGCGCACTGGAACGGCTGTACAATGCTGATGCCAATCTGGGGTATCTGATCCGGAGCGCTCCGGAGGAACCTGTGTCTCCGGAAGACCAGAAGTTCCAGGATCAATTGCCGGAGTACACGACGGATTTTGAAAACGCCATGGAGGACGATATCAATACGGCAGGTGCAATCGGCGTCATCTTTGATCTGATACGTGAGATCAATACCTATGCCGGGCCGGACAGGTCAAAGGCGGTGCTTTGCGCCGCGCGGGAAGAACTGATGCGCCTGACGGATATTCTGGGGCTGATGACGAAGAAGAAGGGAAAGCTGGATGAGGAAGTCGAGGATTTGATTCGACAGCGGCAGAAAGCCCGGGAGGATAAGAACTGGGCTCTGGCAGACCGGATCCGGGATGACCTGAAAGAGCAGGGCATTGTTCTGGAGGATACTCCACAGGGCGTTCGGTGGAAACGTCAGGAATCTCCTTCGGTTAATTCATAA
- the ispF gene encoding 2-C-methyl-D-erythritol 2,4-cyclodiphosphate synthase, with product MRVGIGYDVHRFAEGRPLILGGVNIPWERGLLGHSDADALVHAIMDAMLGAAALGDIGQHFPDSQEAYRDISSLLLLKRVSGLLREKGFGIVNLDAVIIAQRPRMAPYLPKMKENISSVLHVDPACINIKATTTEWLGFSGRQEGIAAQAVALIDGM from the coding sequence ATGAGGGTTGGAATCGGATACGATGTGCATCGCTTTGCGGAAGGCAGGCCGCTGATCCTGGGCGGGGTGAACATCCCCTGGGAAAGGGGCCTGCTGGGCCATTCGGATGCGGATGCCCTGGTTCATGCCATAATGGATGCCATGCTGGGCGCCGCTGCGCTGGGGGACATCGGGCAGCATTTTCCGGACAGTCAGGAAGCTTATCGCGATATCTCCAGTTTGCTGCTGCTGAAGCGGGTTTCCGGACTGCTCCGGGAAAAAGGATTCGGGATTGTGAATCTGGATGCCGTGATCATCGCGCAGAGGCCGAGAATGGCACCCTATCTTCCAAAGATGAAGGAAAACATTTCTTCTGTGTTGCATGTCGATCCGGCGTGTATCAATATAAAAGCCACAACAACGGAATGGCTGGGATTTTCGGGCCGGCAGGAGGGAATTGCCGCTCAGGCAGTTGCATTGATCGATGGAATGTGA
- the ispD gene encoding 2-C-methyl-D-erythritol 4-phosphate cytidylyltransferase — protein sequence MNNSGMQRVYAVLLAAGKGRRIGGPVPKQYRKLGGRPILAHTLLSFDEAPSVEELIVVTTEEEYIRQEILSRYPVKKAVSFVKGGAVRQESVRNAIRAIPGEGIVVIQDGVRPLTAVEVIEKCIMAARQYGASAAGMPVKDTIKETDGDGFSIHTPDRSRLWLVQTPQAFRLSLLRKAQEKAEKDHYLGTDDSSLVERLGHPVRLVEGGYTNIKITTSEDLEIAERYLQSGGRTG from the coding sequence ATGAACAATTCAGGAATGCAACGGGTATATGCGGTCCTGCTGGCAGCGGGAAAGGGCCGCAGGATCGGCGGGCCGGTACCAAAGCAGTATCGGAAGCTGGGCGGCCGGCCGATTCTGGCCCATACTCTTTTATCCTTTGACGAGGCGCCGTCGGTGGAGGAGCTGATCGTGGTCACGACGGAGGAAGAATATATTCGACAGGAAATACTGAGCCGTTATCCGGTAAAAAAGGCCGTCTCTTTCGTAAAAGGCGGAGCGGTGAGGCAGGAATCCGTCCGAAATGCAATCCGAGCCATACCGGGCGAAGGAATTGTCGTGATTCAGGACGGGGTTCGCCCGCTGACTGCGGTGGAGGTAATTGAAAAATGCATTATGGCTGCCAGGCAGTACGGGGCGTCCGCTGCCGGAATGCCGGTCAAGGACACCATCAAGGAAACTGACGGAGATGGCTTTTCCATACATACACCGGATCGCAGCCGGCTATGGCTGGTGCAGACGCCCCAGGCGTTCCGGCTGTCCCTGCTGCGGAAGGCGCAGGAAAAGGCGGAGAAAGATCATTATCTGGGCACGGACGACAGCTCCCTGGTGGAACGTCTCGGTCATCCGGTCCGGCTGGTGGAAGGCGGCTACACCAATATCAAGATTACCACTTCGGAGGATCTGGAGATCGCGGAGAGGTATCTTCAAAGCGGAGGGAGAACAGGATGA